From Triticum urartu cultivar G1812 chromosome 2, Tu2.1, whole genome shotgun sequence, a single genomic window includes:
- the LOC125540374 gene encoding SKP1-interacting partner 15 has product MAGSDDDEAAAAPIHCLPPDALRNVLLRLPLRDAVACRPVSRLFRETLTGPFLALLPALRLLLLRHPRPEGGGCLHAFDPDRRCWLRLPFTAFLPHQAFSPVASSASLLYLWIETGPPPSPAPLPSSSSSSSSSPAAAHPPKALAVCNPLAGTYRLLPPLGSAWARHGTVLAGPGGVVLVLTELAALSYSPSEGSGKWMKHPLSLPSKPRSPILAAGARAVFALCDVGTPWRSQWKLFSCPLARLTGGWAPVERASWGDVFEILKRPRLLAGAGGRRVLMIGGLRSSFALDAPCSTVLILRLDLATMEWDEAGRMPPNMYRCFTGLCEAAAQGSAMPAPVAGGNNKVKVFGGDGKVWFGGKRVRGKLAMWEEDDVGSSGGKWDWVDGVPGYGDGVYRGFVFDGGFTAMP; this is encoded by the coding sequence aTGGCCGGCTCCGACGacgacgaggcggcggcggcgccgatCCACTGCCTGCCGCCCGACGCGCTGCGCAACGTGctgctgcggctgccgctgcggGACGCGGTGGCGTGCCGCCCCGTGTCGCGCCTCTTCCGGGAGACCCTCACGGGGCCGTTCCTCGCGCTGCTCCCGGCGCTCCGCCTGCTGCTGCTCCGCCACCCGCGGCCCGAGGGCGGGGGCTGCCTCCACGCCTTCGACCCCGACCGCCGCTGCTGGCTCCGCCTCCCCTTCACCGCCTTCCTCCCGCACCAGGCCTTCTCCCCCgtcgcctcctccgcctcgcTCCTCTACCTCTGGATCGAGACcggcccccccccctcccccgcgcccctcccctcctcctcctcctcgtcgtcctcgtCGCCCGCCGCAGCCCACCCGCCCAAGGCGCTCGCCGTCTGCAACCCCCTGGCGGGCACCTACCGCCTGCTGCCCCCGCTCGGATCCGCCTGGGCGCGCCACGGCACCGTCCTCGCGGGCCCCGGCGGCGTCGTGCTCGTCCTCACCGAGCTCGCCGCGCTCTCCTACTCCCCGTCCGAGGGATCTGGCAAGTGGATGAAGCACCCCCTCTCGCTCCCCTCCAAGCCGCGGAGCCCCATCCTGGCCGCAGGCGCCCGCGCCGTCTTCGCGCTCTGCGACGTCGGTACCCCCTGGCGCAGCCAGTGGAAGCTCTTCTCCTGCCCGCTCGCCAGGCTCACCGGCGGCTGGGCGCCCGTGGAGCGCGCCTCCTGGGGCGACGTCTTCGAGATCCTCAAGCGCCCCCGCCTGCTGGCCGGCGCGGGCGGCCGCCGCGTTCTCATGATCGGTGGTCTCAGGTCGTCCTTCGCCCTTGATGCGCCGTGCTCCACGGTGCTCATCCTCCGGCTGGATCTGGCCACCATGGAGTGGGACGAGGCTGGGCGCATGCCGCCCAATATGTACCGCTGCTTCACTGGCCTGTGCGAGGCTGCTGCGCAGGGAAGCGCCATGCCCGCCCCTGTTGCTGGCGGCAACAACAAGGTAAAGGTGTTTGGGGGTGATGGCAAGGTGTGGTTTGGTGGAAAGCGCGTCCGCGGGAAGCTGGCAATGTGGGAGGAGGACGACGTAGGGAGCAGCGGCGGCAAGTGGGACTGGGTGGATGGTGTTCCTGGATATGGTGATGGTGTATACCGCGGCTTTGTGTTCGATGGTGGGTTCACAGCAATGCCGTGA